The following proteins are encoded in a genomic region of Sphingopyxis sp. YF1:
- a CDS encoding O-antigen ligase family protein, whose product MSRSRESLFDRWFLAVFLIAILLFGGSARVDSVGLVFVRALAVLAIAVSLPHWWADAERSLYRRNRPLLLLLAAAAAWMFIQLVPLPPGVWSALPGHGELATKMAAAGIEIGWRPLALSPGRAIHSLLDLLVPLAVVLVIGRTSDSSLRQLPLRLLAFLAVAAMLGVLQMLAGEGAPYFHRITNVGAAVGFFANRNHHAVFLALYWPLLLWYIHGRNDRAGTHASTLLGVLGGVGIMLAIMAAGSRAGLAIGGASFLATSVFLYRMRGAAAGTESAAWLVRLTLLGTIAATLLGGVAMLVFGAGFMDRLDQGEVVSDLRFAVLPVLNQLIWHYAPFGSGFGSFEAAYKIAEPVELLSLQYLNHAHNDYLELLIDGGLPALGLLVGWVLIVLRAARAAWGHERSAASDRVGVVAMLMMLAIFAAASLVDYPLRTPALAALAALATALLYRRPDIPRERRKGQRTAAGFR is encoded by the coding sequence ATGTCTCGTTCCCGGGAGTCTCTGTTCGACCGCTGGTTCCTCGCGGTTTTCCTGATTGCAATCCTCTTGTTCGGCGGTTCGGCACGCGTCGACAGCGTCGGCCTTGTGTTCGTGCGCGCGCTGGCCGTGCTGGCAATCGCCGTGTCGCTGCCGCACTGGTGGGCCGACGCCGAGCGCTCGCTCTATCGCCGCAATCGTCCGCTCCTTCTGCTGCTTGCAGCGGCGGCGGCGTGGATGTTCATCCAGCTTGTCCCCCTGCCCCCGGGCGTCTGGTCGGCGCTGCCGGGGCATGGCGAACTGGCGACGAAAATGGCGGCAGCCGGAATCGAGATCGGCTGGCGGCCGCTCGCGCTGTCGCCCGGACGCGCCATCCATTCGCTGCTTGACCTGCTCGTGCCGCTGGCCGTGGTACTGGTGATCGGCCGCACGTCGGATTCGAGCCTGCGGCAATTGCCGCTGCGCCTGCTCGCCTTTCTCGCGGTCGCGGCGATGCTCGGCGTGCTGCAGATGCTCGCCGGCGAAGGCGCGCCCTATTTCCACCGGATCACCAATGTCGGTGCCGCGGTCGGCTTCTTCGCCAACCGCAATCATCATGCCGTGTTCCTCGCGCTCTATTGGCCGCTGTTGCTGTGGTATATCCATGGCCGCAACGACCGCGCGGGAACGCATGCCTCGACGCTGCTTGGCGTTCTCGGCGGTGTGGGTATCATGCTGGCGATCATGGCCGCGGGTTCGCGGGCCGGTCTCGCAATCGGCGGCGCCAGCTTCCTTGCCACGAGCGTATTTCTCTACCGGATGCGTGGGGCGGCAGCGGGGACCGAGTCAGCGGCCTGGCTCGTGCGCCTGACCCTGCTCGGCACGATCGCCGCGACCTTGCTCGGCGGCGTCGCGATGCTCGTCTTCGGCGCCGGCTTCATGGACCGGCTCGACCAGGGTGAAGTCGTTTCCGACCTGCGCTTCGCGGTTCTGCCTGTACTCAACCAGCTCATCTGGCATTATGCACCGTTCGGCAGCGGCTTCGGCAGCTTCGAAGCGGCCTACAAGATCGCCGAGCCGGTCGAGCTCCTGTCGCTGCAATATCTGAACCACGCGCATAACGATTATCTCGAACTGCTGATCGACGGGGGCCTGCCGGCGCTGGGTCTTCTGGTCGGATGGGTACTGATCGTACTGCGCGCCGCGCGCGCCGCGTGGGGGCACGAACGGTCGGCTGCTTCCGACCGCGTCGGCGTCGTCGCGATGCTGATGATGCTCGCGATCTTTGCAGCTGCGAGCCTGGTGGACTATCCGCTGCGCACGCCGGCACTCGCCGCGCTTGCGGCGCTCGCCACGGCGCTTCTCTATCGCCGTCCCGACATTCCGCGCGAGCGGCGCAAGGGGCAACGGACGGCCGCGGGGTTCCGCTGA